The Euphorbia lathyris chromosome 2, ddEupLath1.1, whole genome shotgun sequence genome includes a window with the following:
- the LOC136218963 gene encoding NAD(P)H dehydrogenase (quinone) FQR1 gives MATKVYIVYYSMYGHVEKLAEEIKKGAASVEGVEAKLWQVPETLQEEVLGKMSAPPKSDVPIITTHELPEADGFIFGFPTRFGMMAAQFKAFMDATGGLWRTQQLAGKPAGLFYSTGSQGGGQETTALTAITQLVHHGMIFVPIGYTFGAGMFEIENVKGGSPYGSGTYAGDGSRQPTELELEQAFHQGKYIATITKKLKGTTTS, from the exons GTACTATTCCATGTATGGACATGTAGAGAAATTGGCAGAAGAGATCAAGAAGGGGGCTGCATCTGTTGAAGGTGTTGAAGCCAAATTATGGCAG GTTCCTGAGACACTACAAGAAGAGGTGCTTGGTAAGATGAGTGCACCACCAAAGAGTGATGTACCAATTATTACAACTCATGAACTTCCTGAGGCGGACGGGTTCATATTTGGCTTCCCAACAAGATTTGGAATGATGGCTGCACAATTTAAAGCATTTATGGACGCGACGGGCGGTCTATGGAGAACACAGCAACTTGCAGGCAAACCTGCTGGACTATTCTATAGCACAGGATCTCAAGGCGGTGGGCAGGAGACGACAGC GTTGACTGCTATCACTCAGCTTGTTCACCACGGAATGATTTTCGTTCCCATTGGTTATACGTTCGGCGCTGGTATGTTTGAGATAGAGAACGTGAAGGGTGGAAGCCCTTATGGTTCAGGAACATATGCTGGTGATGGATCACGGCAACCCACGGAGCTTGAATTGGAGCAGGCTTTCCACCAGGGCAAGTACATTGCTACTATCACAAAGAAGCTCAAGGGAACTACTACATCTTAA